A region from the Aegilops tauschii subsp. strangulata cultivar AL8/78 chromosome 5, Aet v6.0, whole genome shotgun sequence genome encodes:
- the LOC141022214 gene encoding uncharacterized protein: MLSLAWTRRGDAEAPPTPTPTWGGCSLHGLDIEVVREKDTVPGGNGNGLVAIPSYFWGARLAKRQDGGFPLYTGYSAARALVGKGAGAMADLRRLSREAEDMLAEMFASISSDGGGDAARPRVVQLRLSPELALWKSTQHAIGNVLPTKGAGLVQATPQVLALLGPADWPEAMTTTNALSGSGMANLLIGASDVRTLFSNYVVDMAFYYEHGYHKVFPSFSHLLRDGLADARSLRTPGGQQRREAVAIGASYIRAKIALEAAHRTLLKDRSGQMDRHAAQVMSLCESSILGMGAEAIARGFDVGAVTSDLVFSSPGTDVIDVGSDLVNSEVMNSFLNVADIAATGVVSETALRAIYDAYAATGARMYTQRWHEPVARMCITLYTWHLHNDRHMFLRRALLGWPKARKSPARPQREADFDEVFDTDFHTTGFSRPLDAEYACNGEETCDHVRRFLKVKGDQDHLLAALWSSIVTGPLEYVRKGEVDEQREKHLIESSRLQMVQLFSKGLIDEMVWLVAHASHHAWQVNYLFEAAMFGSILDGGELIGKLDRAE, encoded by the coding sequence ATGTTGAGTCTCGCTTGGACTCGTCGCGGCGACGCGGAGGCACCACCCACCCCAACCCCAACCTGGGGTGGCTGCTCTCTCCACGGACTCGACATTGAGGTGGTGAGGGAGAAGGACACTGTCCCTGGCGGCAACGGCAACGGGCTAGTTGCAATCCCTTCGTATTTTTGGGGCGCCCGGCTGGCGAAGCGGCAAGATGGAGGCTTCCCCTTGTACACGGGCTACTCGGCGGCGAGGGCCTTGGTCGGCAAGGGGGCGGGGGCCATGGCGGATCTGAGAAGGCTGTCTCGCGAGGCGGAAGACATGCTGGCGGAGATGTTTGCTAGCATTAGCAGTGATGGCGGAGGCGACGCGGCACGGCCCAGGGTGGTGCAACTGCGACTGTCGCCGGAGCTGGCGCTGTGGAAAAGCACGCAGCACGCAATCGGCAACGTGTTGCCCACTAAGGGCGCCGGGCTGGTCCAAGCCACGCCGCAGGTTCTCGCCTTgctgggccccgccgactggccTGAGGCGATGACAACAACCAACGCCCTATCTGGTAGCGGCATGGCGAACCTGCTGATTGGCGCCTCCGACGTGCGCACCCTCTTCTCCAACTACGTGGTGGACATGGCATTTTATTACGAGCACGGGTACCACAAGGTGTTCCCCTCCTTCAGCCACCTCCTGCGCGACGGGCTCGCCGACGCCCGCTCGCTACGAACCCCTGGTGGCCAGCAGCGACGCGAGGCCGTCGCCATCGGCGCGTCCTACATCCGAGCCAAGATCGCATTGGAGGCGGCGCACAGGACGCTCCTCAAGGACCGGTCGGGGCAGATGGACCGCCACGCCGCCCAGGTCATGTCCCTGTGCGAGAGCAGCATCCTCGGCATGGGGGCTGAGGCCATAGCCCGGGGCTTCGATGTCGGCGCCGTCACGAGCGACCTCGTCTTCAGCTCGCCCGGCACCGATGTCATCGATGTGGGCAGTGACCTGGTAAACTCCGAGGTCATGAACTCGTTCCTCAACGTGGCCGACATCGCCGCCACAGGCGTGGTGAGCGAGACGGCGCTGCGGGCCATCTACGACGCCTACGCTGCCACGGGAGCTCGGATGTACACTCAGAGGTGGCACGAGCCTGTGGCCCGGATGTGCATCACCTTGTACACTTGGCACCTGCACAACGACCGGCACATGTTCCTCCGCCGTGCCCTCCTAGGATGGCCCAAGGCCCGCAAGTCCCCGGCGCGGCCCCAGCGAGAGGCCGACTTCGACGAGGTCTTCGACACCGACTTTCATACCACCGGCTTCAGCAGGCCCCTTGACGCTGAGTATGCCTGCAATGGGGAAGAAACCTGCGACCACGTCCGGCGCTTCCTCAAAGTAAAAGGAGACCAAGACCACCTGCTGGCCGCCCTTTGGTCGTCCATTGTCACCGGTCCGCTGGAGTACGTCCGGAAGGGCGAGGTGGACGAGCAGCGTGAGAAACACCTCATTGAATCCTCGCGCCTGCAAATGGTCCAGCTCTTCTCCAAGGGCCTCATCGACGAAATGGTTTGGCTCGTCGCCCATGCAAGCCACCATGCCTGGCAGGTGAACTATCTGTTTGAGGCCGCCATGTTTGGCAGCATACTGGACGGGGGCGAGTTGATAGGCAAGCTCGATCGGGCGGAATAG